The following are encoded in a window of Rosa chinensis cultivar Old Blush chromosome 4, RchiOBHm-V2, whole genome shotgun sequence genomic DNA:
- the LOC112196684 gene encoding disease resistance RPP13-like protein 4 → MSLVVEAMVTTLTEHVFTALINQAEFALDFSGQFEQLKTGLDLTKALLADTESLNHKNNIIKAALFELREVIYKADDVLTDCLVRDEYRKDRSCSGSLFHDPFFLHRTGKKLKDINLRMKEIEQTLGKFLRAPDNIHREDAYQVRVMVSQDWNPTEIIGLDSDVEKIKGWLFDTSKVLSHVGIVGMGGLGKTTIAQKIFHDLEVVGHFHKLIWVCVSQSFSADRIMRSILEGLGENASGAGVTQILSRIQQVLTDKSCLIVMDDVWNQTDVDWWTNLCSVIPKQSSCIIVTTRNEEAVIGMGVESSRIHRPKTLNDEESWRLFSKFAFPTSKGLCPEDRLEKLGKELLKKCGGLPLAIKTIGSLLASKVDSPSQWRRVLESFHALTTEGKTSSVMASLRLSYDELPPGLKQCLLCFSIYPEDYEIRADQLIHWWIGEGLVQSKGSRTAVEVGYEYLAELISRCLVEIVQHRGFDGRVYKCKIHDMVRELIIMIAEEEELCGFDEQGRQKLTANTRWLCFIDEMEEKSLKRSSKLRALLMMSSRRFDFERNSLRSLRMLDLSNCTVDEHCVKDLFSWISSLKRLATLNLSGIQALKEVPSSIHKLLNLQLLLLTGCSNLEKIHPSITNLKKLIILDLGGSPIQYLHQGLGRLSYLQEFSGFKIVSQPRMPCFRLLEIRELINLRVLRIHVSSTTVIADNELDVLSQLRRLNVLAIDAEDCRNNNVLEMVERLTPPPSLQELYLRNYKKETLPSWVNPGQLSRLQYLCIENGDLVKLSSGQTTWNLEGLCLKYLMRLDVDWKDLEKDMPVLRYMEISHCYNLKDFPCSVMEPGVWRKN, encoded by the coding sequence ATGTCGTTAGTAGTGGAGGCTATGGTCACGACTCTAACGGAGCATGTGTTCACAGCTCTAATCAACCAGGCAGAATTTGCACTTGACTTCAGCGGCCAGTTTGAGCAGTTGAAGACAGGGCTTGATCTCACCAAGGCCTTACTTGCAGACACGGAGAGTCTCAACCACAAGAACAACATTATCAAGGCAGCATTATTTGAGCTGAGAGAAGTCATCTACAAAGCCGACGATGTACTCACTGATTGCTTGGTTAGAGATGAATACAGAAAGGATAGATCTTGTTCCGGCTCCTTGTTTCACGATCCATTCTTCCTGCATCGTACAGGAAAGAAATTGAAAGACATTAATTTGCGTATGAAGGAGATAGAGCAGACCTTGGGCAAGTTTTTGAGGGCTCCTGATAACATACATAGAGAAGATGCTTACCAAGTTAGGGTGATGGTTTCACAGGACTGGAATCCAACTGAGATAATTGGGTTGGATAGCGATGTGGAGAAGATTAAGGGTTGGCTTTTCGACACTAGCAAGGTACTTTCCCACGTAGGCATTGTGGGAATGGGAGGCTTGGGGAAAACCACCATTGCTCAAAAGATATTTCATGATCTAGAAGTAGTAGGCCACTTTCACAAGCTGATATGGGTGTGTGTTTCGCAATCATTCAGTGCTGATCGGATTATGAGGAGCATCCTAGAAGGTCTAGGAGAAAATGCCTCTGGAGCTGGTGTTACTCAGATTTTGAGCAGAATTCAGCAAGTACTTACAGATAAGAGCTGTCTGATTGTCATGGATGATGTGTGGAATCAAACAGATGTTGATTGGTGGACCAACCTCTGCTCTGTCATACCCAAACAAAGCAGCTGCATCATCGTTACAACTAGAAATGAAGAAGCTGTAATTGGTATGGGAGTTGAAAGCTCACGAATCCACCGTCCCAAGACTCTTAATGATGAGGAAAGCTGGCGCTTGTTCTCCAAGTTTGCATTTCCTACAAGCAAGGGATTGTGCCCGGAGGACAGGCTTGAGAAATTAGGAAAAGAACTCTTGAAGAAGTGTGGTGGACTCCCACTCGCAATCAAGACTATAGGATCCTTGTTGGCATCAAAGGTCGACTCCCCTTCTCAGTGGAGACGAGTTCTTGAGAGCTTTCATGCTTTGACAACAGAGGGAAAAACTAGCTCAGTTATGGCCTCTTTGCGATTGAGCTATGATGAACTCCCGCCTGGTCTGAAGCAATGCCTGCTGTGTTTCTCCATCTATCCTGAAGACTATGAGATACGTGCTGATCAGTTAATCCATTGGTGGATTGGAGAAGGCCTCGTGCAAAGCAAGGGCTCAAGAACAGCAGTAGAAGTGGGATATGAGTATCTTGCGGAACTGATAAGCAGATGCTTGGTTGAAATTGTGCAGCATAGAGGATTTGATGGGAGAGTCTACAAGTGCAAGATTCATGATATGGTCCGGGAACTGATAATAATGATTGCAGAGGAGGAGGAATTATGCGGCTTTGACGAACAAGGCAGACAGAAATTGACAGCAAATACTAGGTGGTTATGCTTTATTGATGAAATGGAGGAGAAGTCATTGAAACGTAGTTCAAAGCTCAGGGCATTGTTGATGATGTCAAGTCGCAGATTTGACTTTGAAAGGAATTCTCTGCGATCCCTCAGAATGTTGGATTTATCAAACTGCACTGTGGATGAGCATTGTGTGAAGGATCTCTTCAGCTGGATCAGCTCCCTTAAGCGCTTAGCAACTTTGAACTTAAGTGGTATTCAGGCTCTGAAAGAAGTGCCATCTTCAATTCATAAACTCCTCAACCTCCAACTATTACTTCTAACAGGTTGCAGCAATCTAGAAAAAATACACCCTTCCATCACTAATTTGAAGAAGCTAATTATTTTGGACCTAGGCGGGAGTCCAATCCAATACTTACATCAGGGATTGGGAAGGCTTTCTTATCTTCAAGAGTTCTCTGGATTCAAGATTGTGAGTCAGCCTAGAATGCCATGTTTCCGGCTTCTTGAGATTAGGGAACTGATCAACCTGAGAGTACTGCGAATACATGTAAGCAGTACCACAGTTATTGCAGACAATGAACTTGATGTCCTCTCTCAGCTTAGAAGGCTCAATGTTCTGGCTATCGACGCAGAAGATTGTAGAAATAACAATGTTTTAGAAATGGTAGAAAGGCTGACCCCTCCTCCAAGCCTCCAAGAGTTGTATCTTAGGAACTACAAGAAGGAAACTCTGCCTAGCTGGGTTAATCCCGGACAGCTTTCAAGATTGCAGTATCTTTGCATCGAGAATGGAGACCTTGTCAAGCTAAGTAGTGGTCAAACCACCTGGAACCTTGAAGGCCTGTGTCTCAAGTACTTGATGAGGCTAGACGTAGACTGGAAGGACTTGGAGAAGGATATGCCTGTACTCCGCTACATGGAGATCAGTCATTGTTACAACCTGAAGGATTTCCCATGTTCAGTTATGGAACCTGGGGTCTGGAGAAAGAATTAA